A genomic segment from Neodiprion lecontei isolate iyNeoLeco1 chromosome 1, iyNeoLeco1.1, whole genome shotgun sequence encodes:
- the LOC107220795 gene encoding gametocyte-specific factor 1 isoform X2: MNTASIYSDPVVTCPYDKYHRIALSKIQMHIVKCEKNYPKGYKQTCPYDATHRLFEHELTDHIQNCPQRMVLEPEKHQFIRNHGSTMTEFLDRSEAVTSTIDHGESWDEESNRDWIPSIDGRSNIIDSSTTSNFLQPRDQSRYKKFIDPNQDLRRPLGYSEAMLVGGETDRAEASDMESVISVMGVGRGKNPSAHLRLQKPFSFGRGISLPRND; the protein is encoded by the exons ACCGCATCAATATATTCGGACCCCGTTGTCACCTGCCCGTACGACAAGTACCACAGGATTGCgttgtcaaaaattcaaatgcaCATTGTTAAATGTGAAAAG AACTATCCAAAAGGATACAAACAAACTTGCCCGTATGATGCAACACATAGATTGTTTGAACACGAATTAACCGATCATATTCAAAACTGTCCTCAGCGCATGGTTCTAGAACCTGAAAAGCATCAGT TCATTAGGAACCATGGGTCCACAATGACCGAATTCTTGGATCGATCTGAGGCTGTAACTAGCACTATAGATCATGGAGAATCTTGGGATGAAGAATCCAACAGGGATTGGATTCCCTCAATTGATGGACGATCTAATATAATAGACAGTAGCACTActtcaaattttctccaacCAAG GGATCAGTCtagatacaaaaaattcattgaccCTAATCAGGACTTACGTCGTCCTCTTGGTTACTCAGAGGCAATGTTGGTTGGAGGAGAAACAGATAGAGCTGAAGCGTCTGATATGGAATCAGTTATCAGTGTGATGGGTGTTGGGCGTGGTAAGAACCCATCAGCGCACCTGCGGCTACAGAAACCATTCAGCTTTGGTAGAGGAATATCTCTGCCAAGAAATGACTAG